cGAAACAATAAGaggctcgcactgtcaaaaagttatcagatctcttgtagagccaagcttctaactctacaagccctaacttcacaaactctacactttagtcaaaatatgtcgcgtggccgtttcgctaccgtcaTCTTCACATGGATGGgcaaggtgaaaaatgtattcactattcattatattttattatacaatcgtttttgtagtaacgaaacggccaagccacatattttgactaaggtgttgAGTTTGTAAAGTTAGGGCTTGTGGAgctagaagcttggctctacaagaaatctgataactttttgaacagtgcgagccttaatggtttcgtcttggcaacattttacatgaaaatgtgtTTGGTGGGAATTCACTTCTTTTTTTGGAAGTTACTTATGACAATATTCCATCTAATAATTTGAAGGGTTGGGGGAAGGGGGGTAAttaactattaaaaatcctgaaatacgtatctgggaacatcttttatacaatctgaactgaaaaaaaaaaaaacagaacccttataggatcactcgtgcgtctgtctgtccgtctgtcacagcctattttctccgaaactactggaccaattaagttgaaatttggcacacataatgTAAGTTTTTGACCCAAAGAcagacgtgtaacgtaaataaatgagttttaaacacgggggccacttttggggaataaattagaaaaaaaaaacagttttacaAACTATGATATATCGTGTTAcgtatcaaataaaagagctcaatTTAAGAAtctctaatatatttaatttagtatagtttagcgttattcaagaaaatagacaaaaaatgacccccctttatctccgaaactaggaactgggtctaaaattttgaaaaaaatactcaaaatagttttttacctgtatatgacaggaaaacctattataaatgtgcagtcaagcgtgagtcggagaTAATTacctagtttttgatccgacccctacgggttatTTAAATACATGTCACTCACGttacacataaaaaaatacattgtcaaATAtcgtgtaatgtacggaacccttggaacgcaagtccaactcgcacttggccgggttttttttaaCTGAAACTAGTATGTTGTAAAacgtctacagctcacagagccactagtagtagtagtggcCCCGTTCGACTGTTCACTCAATTTCACACAAAAGGTGACATTCAGGTGGCAACTGCAACTGCATTTCTGTTGTAGCATCAATGCGTCGACGTTGACGAGggcgctgtcactgtcaatttgcttgataaaatgagtgatggGTTAAACGTGATCGCCAGTAATGCGGCAACGACTGTcaaattttatcaaggaaattgtcaGTGACATCGCCCGCATCAACGCCGCGGCAGTAATGCAGTATCAGTTGTGATCCGAATGTCACCTATACGTGCCTTTACTTATAAACTGATAATAGTGATAATACTGTCAATAAAATAGATAGCTATTTGGATGACACTGAATCCGGAATTCCCAAGATCAATCAACACATTTGGGAAATTATCACAAATCTTTATCTGCTTTTCATGTATCTTCGAGGTATTTCTACTGTAGGTAAGTAGATATAGGCGGCTACgtttttacctacctacatgttattaaaaaaaaaacatttatttcagatgtTGGTCCATACAATGTTAGTTGTTTTGTTACCTACGGTAATCTTAAGCAAACGTtactaaaaatagtaaaaatattattattatgaaatatgaCTGCTATTGAAGGTAAAAATaggaataagtacctacatatttttttaagcatCATAGccatttttatctcaaaaattTGGATCATAGGTGTCTATTGTAAGCCGCTAGCtactattaagtacctaatgttgTAATCCAGTTATCTGGCTTTCAAAATTACACGATTTTATATCTTAGGCATCCattaattaatacaatttttattttttttaaagttacattacatttttttaacaataataagTATATCTGTAAATATAaaggataaataaatataattcgcCGCACTTCGTCTTATAACACACATGTTTAGTTCTTGTACCGAACCTACAACATCCTGTATGATATAAAACAAGACGGATAACGCCTGTCAAATAAACCCAATGTTATCTCGGGAAGCCCAAACCAAAAGAGTTAGCCTTACGAGATAATTTCAATGGGTGGCTATCTTTCACTTTCGTTttgtacgagtatatatataGTTCCCGTGGCTAGTTATGCATCAAAACACATTGCACGTTTGAAGGAACTTATTATCCCTATACACTGAGAGCGAACACTTACAACATCAACTGCAAGTAGGTGACGGTTTATtaagttttataacaaaattagtGTAGTTTTTCTTGATCAAGGAGGTCTATTCACATTTTAGAAATCACAATGTGACTTGATATTGATTTGACATTACTTGCAATACAACTTGCGCGCACCGATAAGTATCTACGAACGAGATacactaagtacctacctctaTGTAAAGTCAAATTAGTATCAAACCAAGcaaatttaatctttatttatcCTCTGGCCGAACACCTATAAAAAGGCATAAGTActgccatttttttaaatatttattttaacaagtcaaaattgcatttgtcttggctagttttggTTTGTGGGTGGCTAGAGCCTAGGTTTAACTTCTAGTGTTCGAGAAGTTtcattttataacttttataaggtTACGTTTTCAAGAAATAAGCGCAGGAGCCTTAAACCCATCaaacttttacaaaaaaaaacattttgttcaTGATTACGATGGACTCGGACCATTTATAAAacacatgtttaaaaaaaagtaaaacggtAGGTTCtgataggtaggtagttaaaaaCTACCCGTTTCTAAGTATGTACTTGCAATATTATCTCTCAATTGGTCTTATATATAGCCTTAAAAATACACGAAGAATTAAAATGTTTGTTTTCGACGTGAATAAATTATGTATGAATCTGTGTTTTAATAacctacattacgatacaagtgcgaaaaataggaaattcgcaacggaGTGTTTTAAgtcgacacgagttgcaaattacctattcgtacatgtatcgtacaacgttttacagtaggtaggtacatatggccctttaaattttcgacataggtagTTACGTAAATtctcgcactagtgcggtaaagtagcaccataaatatgtattgtaaaagtttttaatttaatttcagatATGTCGGGCCCCGGTGATAAAAGGGAAAAGCCATACCGCCCCCCTCCACACGAAAGACCGCACGCGCCCAATGACACCAAGGGAGGGAAGTGATACTAGGAACATCTCCAATTCCCCAACTCGGCCGTAAATcgagattaaataaatatctataagTATATAATGTATATTTGTTAGATGTAGAAGCTTAGTCGATTTAAAAAGATAAGACTTTAGTTACATAAGATTTTTATTCACTTATACAACTCACACAAtgataatatacctaattaactcTTATACCTACTGTAACGCTTTGaatctcttaataaaatattcaaacAAACGCTTATCTTTTCATACGTCGACGTGCTTGTACCTCCACGCCCGCACGCATGGTGCATGGTGTTTACATGCCACcatatattttaagtaggtacatatacctacattaacTGTGAATACTGCAATGATATTACAATAGGAAATTCAGCATATTACGAAAAAAtctctaataaaaaaataaacctcTAGATGAGACCAATTTTTCTCATCGCTCGCATAAAGCACTACTATTAGACTACCTACCTAAAGAAGGTAGTGAGGTAGAAATcacttacaaataaataaaaaagttctaCCGTAAAAAAACATGGAGGTGATATATTATTTGCCAGTAGGTACTATAAGTAGATAGTATTCTTAAATTTCTACATCAGCTATTGTAAAACGGTCATTATAATTAGCCATAAGTACCAAACAATTGCAAACTTGTCACATCGAATAGCGATAGtttgaaacaaaaacaattttattttataaccaaAGATTAATCTGTTCTTAAAAACAATTGAATGCAAATGATGCTGTAAGTAATAACGTTCATGACAGTTCCAATAATCAGGTGGTAGTCCACACGAAAAAGGTTACCAGCGGTGAACTGTAATTTATTTGTACTAACGAGTTGCTTGAATGTTTCTAGAACTTTTTTTCTGGGGAGAtctaaaacaaacaaattattgtAGGTAATTGTATTGTGGTATAGTAGAAATATAGTGTCAGTGTATTGAAATTCCACAAAGATAATGGTCGATTTCATAGTACCTACTTCGTAAGAATTTTTCAGAAGAAATAtacaaattaaagtaggtatcgAAAAGTACTTTAAACGCAGGTGTTGCAGCTAGCACATTTGTTTTGTTACACATGCGATGTGAGACTGTTGTTCCATAGGTCAAGCTGATTAAGTCATGAGATCAACTTCCCCATCCCCAATAAGAAATTCGGGAATGAAAAAACTGCTTCCGCGTTTTAGTTCCGGTCTTGTAATGAGATTTATTAATGGTGAAGGTCGTATAGATTTTTAATATATCAAATATGCCCAAATAAATAGATTAAAAACCCAGATCCGTTTTTGTAGAAATTAGTTACGACCCTCTCCTACGTGTCTTCTTATTCAGGACCACCATGACCAGGAGACCATGCTACAGATAGTAAGTGGTTGTGAACCATCGATGTCACATAATGTGTTTTCTTACCACATTTAAAGTCAATCAAACGCTTCATGATGAGTATTTCAGTCCACTCCACCTCCTGTCTTAACTGATCGTCTACAAAACAACAAAGACATGCCCAAATAAATGGTAGTAAAATTCTTATCGTTATTATCCAGGGACATTCTACCTACAACATAAAAAAAGTGTTAGAAGTGGGATGTACAATAATGTTATATAGCAATCAGTCACACGAACCTATTATACCTGCCGCCATTCAATCGGATTTACGCTCTCATGTTAGGCCACTCAAACTTTTAAAAACTCCGTTTtctgaacctactgcacctaAATAACATGAATTGTTTTAAACTGAGAGCGTAGCTTCGATTTTATGGGAGCGGCTTTAGGCGgcaggttcgtgtgactcttaaacgGTTTAACCATTATTAAAATACCTCTTCACAACTCATCAGAGTAACTCCAAGCACTGCACCGGAGAACATCATCCAAATAGTACACAATATCTGGAAAAAGTacaaaatcatatttttattgtttacaattatttgtataattaaatTCATCGTAATACTCAGATAATTTAACTTACTTGTTTTCCATGAAGCTTCTCTAATAATTGAACACAAGTGATTAAATCATCGTAAATTTTGCATAGGGATATGATACTAAAATTGGAATCCGAGACATCCGCTTCCATAAAATTAACAtcgatatttaaaaaatatctgaacatgttTGATTCCGTCGTTAAAAATGGTATTTCGGTGTCTTTTACATGAAACTGATTTGCCttattcaataatttatttatgttcctTAATACAGCCAACACTAGGTGCAAATGAATCACTAAATGCAAAGTTGCCAAGTAACCCGGCACCATTATAAGAATAGTAAATTGGGCAAATTGTGGAATAAAGATttccataaaaaatattggaataaataCAACACTTGGCAAAAAAATCCACACATATAGTTTAAAAGCAATCATCTTTAAAATTTGATTAGTCAACTTCAAACGATTAAATATATTGCTGAATGTCATATAAAGCTCCGACCACAGTGTTGAGGGATGAAAAATGTCTATGATTAGTATGATTATATTGAATATTAAATCATTGATATCCGATATATCATCCAAGTAAGTTTTGATGCCTCCTTTAGTACTCTCATTGTCTGATGTAAAATCTAAAGCTATAAAGATAGTGATTACCATGACAGACCAAAATTTACTCCAATAGGTAACGTTAAATGCCTGCCCGTTCGACAACAGAAATGGTTTCTTCATGCCGAATGCGGTACAGAACCAATTAAAAAcacgaaaataataataaaacattttaagggttaaaagaGAACCGAAACCTATGTAAGTTCATTTGAGAATAATACTTATTCATTTAAGAGAGCCTTGAAATACGttattattttcaaatcaaCTTCGGTTTCAACTGAAAGTAGAGCTTACAACTATTTGATGGGTAGGTATAACCTATCATTAAAGCTATTGGGTTTCAGATAAGAttttatctaaaaaaataaacaagacaTAAAAAAGGCTTCATTTTAATTGAACATCTAATCAATCCTTTGTTAGTAGATGTAACTGGCGTaatggatgactcacgctacaaCGGCCCGGGCCCAGGACGGGGCGCCTgacacttcagttttctatagaaagcattgctcgtgatcaccgatcacctGTAAAGCCcgtcatagaaaaataagtgTTAGGCGCCCGGGCCCGGGGTGGCCCGGGCCCGGACCActgtagcgtgagtcatccttaatgggTATCTTACTTCTAGTGCCTACCCACAAAACAAACCTTGTGCTTATATACAGTGGGATGGGATTAGGTCGATTTATGTAAGAttgtccaatatttatttatttcacttaTTCAACATGCAGTTATCATCAAATAGAGTAAATAGACAGTGACAGCCAAAGTGGGAAAATATGTACCATAGGCCTGATAGCGACTAACTTTGCACCTTATTATTTTGCCAAAttatggataaaatgcaactttctcatccgtttttgaagaaaaatatatttcgtcATGTAATGTGTCATGTGTCGTCGTCTCcaataaaatcattaaaaagaaATTGCTTCCTAATTCATCATCAGAGTCCTAAGAAGATATGAGAAACAAAAGATTTATTTTGAgtaataatgtagtaaataaagTTCTATAACCACGAATCTGCTTATATGTATTTAAGCatattaatgtacctatataatgatTACTATACCTGAATCATAACATCGTCTCATATCCTTGATCAATAAGCAAAACAAAGAAATATTGTGGTAActagatatgtaggtacttactagaaaATACTTCGTGTTTGTTTATCTTATCACAACGAAGTTTCGAACGATAGGGCATATAACACACGGTATCGATAAAAAACGGCTCATATTGGTTCCCACATTTGTGCTATTTGTTTTGAAGttggatttaaaaaaatgtctcaCAGTAAGTctagcattttatttttattaatatataggCATACTAATTACTAATACCAAGTTGTTAGAAGTAGTTTATATTTTAATCGTCAATAAGATTGTTTGATTGATGTGTTGAGGGAGGAAGTTGTCTATCCTCCGGTTTGCTATAGCGTCTCTAATCGCTTCGACGGGTCCTTCAATAGATCCAGATCACCAGGGCCCAACGGACCAAAATTTCAACATAGAATGAAATACAAAAATTATACTCGGTGCCGAGACCACTGTATTTTCGAATCTGTGCGATATCGGCCTCCGCTGCTACTGTTGCAGCCCTTTTAATTTAAACCAGCCCCGGTTCTCTTACTCGTCACCTTTTGTACGCTGGTCGGGTCTAAAGGAACCGGCATTAAAACTGATGCAAGAGAACAGTGGACGGTGTTGCTTCCACAGGGGCAAAAATCTGGGGCTCAGACTTGTACCACGAGCCAGTAGCAAACAGAAATACGGATGTTGGGTGCACGTATAACCACTACCCAGATACTTAGTACCTTACTGCTGGGAGTCTGGCTCGCGTCACCATCAATTTATTAGTGTCGtagtcaattattttttacagaCGGTTATATAATAATCCTAAAAATAATTGGGGCCtaacctaaaataaaacaaaatctaATGTTTCCAGATCCATGGCCTCACGGACCTCACGGTCCGCCTCCGCCGTACCACCCCGGGTACACATACCCGCCACCGCCGCCCGGCGGGTACGCCTACCTGCCCACGCCGGTGATGATGCCTGTGCCGGCCATGCCCGTGTACCCTGTGATGCAGCCGCAGCCAGTGCCACCGCAGCCGACCCCGCAGCCGAGCTATGTGCCGCCGCCCCAACCCCAACCTTATGCTGGTAGTTAAAAGCTTTTTGTAAAGAAACCTTATTATATACAGGTACCTGCAATCCTTCATACATTTTACATCTTTAAAGAATGTGGTCTTTTTCATTTGTGGTGGTGTAACACAGGTGATGGCCCTAAATACAACGACCATTCTGATGCTTAtgaaaacacaaatatttgcctctaaacaaaacacaaaaacatacatatttcaatgtttttttccAAATGAATATCTGTTTTGTATACTTAATTTAGAAATGCATGAATTCCAGATCCGATAGACTGGGTGCCAGCGACAGGCTTCTCCGCTCCCGGTCTAGTGGAGCGAGCATTCGTAGCCGGTAAGGAGGGCTGGGACGGCAGTCCGCTCTGCGTGATCAGGGCTCACCACAGCGGCGAGCTCGTGCCGGGAAAGCTGGCCATTAAGCACCGCTCTGCATATATACCGCACGGAGGGAAGGAGGTGCCGGTACATAACTTTGAGGTGAGTTCCGACAGATTAGGTGCTTTAGAAGACTTTTTTGCCGCCAGTCTAAAAATGCGAGGGTTCGTCAACGGCAAGGACGCTTGAGACGGTAGAACGCTCTGTTTGATCAGAGCTCACCACAGCGGAAAACTTTTTTGCAGCCAGACAGTTAGAACTTCCTTTTGAAGCAATTTAAGGCACTCCAGTCTCAAAGGGCAATCTCCTTTGAGACTGGAGTGCCTTAAATTGCTTAATAAATACCaacgtaaaataattaatgatgaCTCCGCATTGATTATTTTAAGGGCTGGTACCTACgctattgaaattactatgtttaacTTACAGGTTCTATGCGTTCCTGAGCACATGGTGCACTGGGTGACGGCCAGCCTCGGCAGCGTGCCTCCCGACGCCATCATAGCCGGCAATACGCACAACGCAGAGCCTCTTTACATATGCCGTGTTAAGCACTTGAAATCCATCACTCCCGGAAAGGTAATGCTGCATCTTtgggaaatagttatttgtacaacaagtgatcaaagtttgatatttcttcgagtgcttattttgagtcccgtgcaagcgaaagattctataatagattcacgagcgtagcgagtgaatctaatttagaatcttgagcgtagtaagggactcaaaagcgcacgagatgtaaataactttgatctcgtgtagtacacaacatttttcacctcagcgcagtgagaacatacctattagacaacttgaaaaatgtaatccttgttcatcacttaatacctgcactcatgttttcttaagatatacaaacaattaagtttaattaccgcaatggaacacaaaaacaaaacgtaataataaattccattaaaataatatagaaataacaaacattaactgacacttcaaacttttttgtaaaaaaaaatctttgtaagatacggtccgaattgcggatacgtactatttgtcaactatatggtagaaattcttaaaagtaaaataattatttttgcgtgatgatctgtgtattttttgagttcattattttaattatacaataaaatacttaaaatatagtattttatcagtttttatcaaatcttaaactttatttttatttattaattattaagaattcatactcgtacgtggtttggaacgatgcggtctgaagtttttcgggggtctattataaaccgtgaatatactgttgaatgtcgttttaacttttttttgtctgtttctttttgctaacagtgtgaaagggacagagataatagaacccaagtatttcgaacttttattagaccccgcatgttgaaatgacatttgacaataaaggtcacttgaatgtcattttgtctcactcagtgagcaaaatcgcattttgctcactgtttttaagaatcaaagtacccttgttcgagctgctgaggtgaaaagtaaatAGAGGAGTAGATAACAAGGCCGttacagggggccgatttttgaatttcgagcgttcgatttcgtgtatttcgttcaattaatatcttttctcaaacatgcaatgaaatgtcgtcgctccgggcgttatatcaggcttcgaagtatcacgtttagggcggagcaactccagagaactgtaaaggaatttcatacgaaattgaaggcctaggccgggaagtaattttttttttaattctaatgtaaacatggggtctgtgtccatgaacagactaaacagtcgaattatattttttatttttatttttggtgaatgggtgaatgaatggttatcggaccaaaatatccgtgttaacgcctgttatacacgaacgtactgatattaagaatacgaatctgtatgattcaatgtgttgatgaataaatttaaaattttgtctatacgtaagtcaccagagaccatagacaatatttaaaatcctctgcatttattttatttatagaaattgagattcttattatcagattgtgtataatggccctaatgaggtctattcgaacactacacacgcgaaatacggacgacttccgtacaaaaaaaagacaattatggcgggattggaaggaaaattaaaaaaactttagttgtgaagttggatttttattataaagattataaatttgtttttttgagtggtgtatttttttatttcattgcatgtttgagaaaagcactatacatgcctagccgtgaaaaggtcttgccggcttcgtatcactatccggcctccctacggtcggccggctatacctactcacccggcaagcccttctttcccggcgtctgcagtaatgtactattactgctaggcatttaaattctactaatagaattgaaatcgagtggtcaataccactaaattctaaatttctatcgcttgtatttcaaaaatcagcatttggccgttttccaccgattttcgagtgacgaaatcgagcgatcgaaattcaaacatCGGCCCCTGGAACTTTCAAGGTGTACTTCTCTCATGAATATCATGATTCAGGAACGTAAAATATGATATCAATATCTTAAACATATCCGAGCTTCACTTCACACTCGCGCTGCTCATACGCTATTTGGAAAGCGTGAATCACTACTTAGACCAACACATTTCtgacgttccacggaaaaaAGGTACATTATGGCGGCTGGAGATTACGTCGCCTAGCACCGCAATATTATTGGAatggcgttaataatagcgtaagcgtcAACCACCATAACCTTTACTCGTGGAAAGTCACATTTTATGTTTTACAATATGCGTTTTTATTACTTAGTAACTATTTCGGTGAGCATACGCTCACGCTACGTGTGCTAcatgtgctacgccgtagcatcCTTCAGCTACGTAGCGAAAATGAGGTTGCTAACCATAA
The sequence above is a segment of the Cydia amplana chromosome 2, ilCydAmpl1.1, whole genome shotgun sequence genome. Coding sequences within it:
- the LOC134662125 gene encoding uncharacterized protein LOC134662125; its protein translation is MFYYYFRVFNWFCTAFGMKKPFLLSNGQAFNVTYWSKFWSVMVITIFIALDFTSDNESTKGGIKTYLDDISDINDLIFNIIILIIDIFHPSTLWSELYMTFSNIFNRLKLTNQILKMIAFKLYVWIFLPSVVFIPIFFMEIFIPQFAQFTILIMVPGYLATLHLVIHLHLVLAVLRNINKLLNKANQFHVKDTEIPFLTTESNMFRYFLNIDVNFMEADVSDSNFSIISLCKIYDDLITCVQLLEKLHGKQILCTIWMMFSGAVLGVTLMSCEEVECPWIITIRILLPFIWACLCCFVDDQLRQEVEWTEILIMKRLIDFKCDLPRKKVLETFKQLVSTNKLQFTAGNLFRVDYHLIIGTVMNVITYSIICIQLFLRTD
- the LOC134656105 gene encoding proline-rich antigen homolog, which produces MSHNPWPHGPHGPPPPYHPGYTYPPPPPGGYAYLPTPVMMPVPAMPVYPVMQPQPVPPQPTPQPSYVPPPQPQPYADPIDWVPATGFSAPGLVERAFVAGKEGWDGSPLCVIRAHHSGELVPGKLAIKHRSAYIPHGGKEVPVHNFEVLCVPEHMVHWVTASLGSVPPDAIIAGNTHNAEPLYICRVKHLKSITPGKVHPSHGCAYISFGGSEHSYKHYEVLCKVNTSTWR